The genome window AAGTTCTCCGCAATCGCAGCGGCGGTTTCGCCATCGACTACGCGATTGCAGCCGATGATGCCGCCGAACGCCGACACCGGGTCGGTGGCCCTGGCCTTACGGAAAGCCTCCTCCAGCGAATCAGCAACCGCCACCCCGCAGGGATTGGCGTGCTTGATAATAACACAGGCCGGCTCGTCAAAACAGCGCACGAGATCGAGCGCCGCATCGGCATCGGCAATGTTGTTGTAAGAAAGCTCTTTGCCCTGCAACTGCCGCGCGGCAAAGAACCCGGCGGCCGGACCGGTGCGGTTGCGATAAAAGCCCGCGCGCTGCTGGGGATTCTCGCCGTAGCGCAATTCTTGTTTTCGGTCCAACACCAAAATCATGGAGGTGGGCAGATCGTCTTGACCCGTCTGGCGGTGCAGATAATCCTGAATCACGGCATCGTAGCCGGCGGTGCAGGCAAAGGCTGCGATCGCCAATCGCCGGCGCGTGGTCTCGCTCACTTCGCCGTGGTTCTGGCGCAACTCCTCGCAAAACGCAGCATACTGGCGCGGCTGTGACAGCACCGCCACGCCGGGGAAATTCTTGGACGCCGCGCGCAACAGGGTGACGCCGCCGATATCGATATTCTCCAGCGCTTCGTTGAGCGTGGTTTGCGGCTGCGCGATCACGTTCTCAAACGGATAGAGATTGACCACGACGAGATCGATCAACCCAAAACCATGATGCGCCGCCTCCGCAAGCTGCGCAGGCTGATCGCGTTTCGCCAGCAATCCGCCCAGGATTTTGGGATGCAGCGTCTTCACCCGGCCCTCCAAAATTTCGGGAAAGCCGGTAATCGCCTCGACCGGCGTGACTGAAAAGCCATTCTGCTGCAGCAGCCGGGCGGTGCCGCCGGTGGCAATCAACTCGATGCGGTGTGCTGCCAGGGTTTGCGCCAGCTCCAGCAGGCCGGTTTTGTCATGGACGCTGAGCAGGGCGCGCTTAATGGACGACACGGGGTCTCTCTCGCGTTTCACGTTCAGGATTTGGGTCGTATGCGAACCTGTCTGCCGCTGATCACGACTCGGTCTTCCGCAAAAAGCTGTAGCGCTTCCGGCAAAATCACATGCTCGACTGCGAGCACGCGGCCGGCCAGTGTTGCCGCGGTGTCATCATCGTGCACCGGCACGCAGCGCTGCACCACCGGGCCGCCGCTGTCGTATTCTTCATCCACCAGATGCACCGTGGCGCCACTCACCTTGCAGCCATAGGCGAGCACGGCCGCATGCACGCGGCTGCCATACATGCCCTTGCCGCCGAAACTCGGCAGCAGCGCAGGATGAATGTTGATCATGCGGCCGGCAAAAGCGCGCACCACCGCCACGGGAATCTTGCGCAGATAGCCCGCCAGCACGATGAAATTGCAGCCATGCTGGGACAAAGCCTGCAGCAGCGCGTGTTCATAGTCCTGCGGTGAAGTGAAGCTGCTGGGCGCGAGCACGCATTCGGGAATTCCCTCGTCGCGTGCAATTTGCCGCGCACCGGCCGCCGGCTGGTCGGTGAGCAACAGCGCCACCCGCGCGGCCAGCTTACCGCTGCGAATCGCTGCGACGATGGCCTGGAAATTCGAACCGCGGCCGCTGGCAAAAACTGCAAGGTGAAGATCCATCTGCCCTCGAACACATGCGAAACCGCAATTGCGCTCCGCCCCAC of bacterium contains these proteins:
- the purN gene encoding phosphoribosylglycinamide formyltransferase, with the protein product MDLHLAVFASGRGSNFQAIVAAIRSGKLAARVALLLTDQPAAGARQIARDEGIPECVLAPSSFTSPQDYEHALLQALSQHGCNFIVLAGYLRKIPVAVVRAFAGRMINIHPALLPSFGGKGMYGSRVHAAVLAYGCKVSGATVHLVDEEYDSGGPVVQRCVPVHDDDTAATLAGRVLAVEHVILPEALQLFAEDRVVISGRQVRIRPKS
- the purH gene encoding bifunctional phosphoribosylaminoimidazolecarboxamide formyltransferase/IMP cyclohydrolase translates to MSSIKRALLSVHDKTGLLELAQTLAAHRIELIATGGTARLLQQNGFSVTPVEAITGFPEILEGRVKTLHPKILGGLLAKRDQPAQLAEAAHHGFGLIDLVVVNLYPFENVIAQPQTTLNEALENIDIGGVTLLRAASKNFPGVAVLSQPRQYAAFCEELRQNHGEVSETTRRRLAIAAFACTAGYDAVIQDYLHRQTGQDDLPTSMILVLDRKQELRYGENPQQRAGFYRNRTGPAAGFFAARQLQGKELSYNNIADADAALDLVRCFDEPACVIIKHANPCGVAVADSLEEAFRKARATDPVSAFGGIIGCNRVVDGETAAAIAENFTEVILAPGFSAEAQRMLAGKKNLRLLEMDGISQPAPAAFDCKTVAGGVLVQEPDTGNDDETAFRVVTQRPPEEEQWRALRFAWKVVRAVKSNAVIFCGDDRTLGIGAGQMSRVDSAWLAVEKARRAGLELQGSVVASDAFFPFADSVEQAAAAGAQAIIQPGGSLRDAEVIAAADQHKMAMVFTGVRHFRH